In Luteibacter mycovicinus, a genomic segment contains:
- a CDS encoding glycoside hydrolase family 35 protein translates to MKPLSLLLSTCLAASAALPLAAVAAPAHFAVENGQFLLDGKPYVIRSGEMHYPRIPHAEWRDRLREARAMGLNTITTYAFWNVSEPEPGKFDFTGDNDIATFVRTAQEEGLNVIVRPGPFVCAEWEFGGFPAWLLRTPGLRVRSYDARFLSASAAWFKRLGQELAPLQSTRGGPILMMQVENEYGYVGNDRDYMAAIRQQMLDAGFDVPLFMSNGPGPTWMSRGTLPGMLSVINFTGDATKTERAFRRSAGQMEGMPKMAGEYWSGWYDRWGEEHKTRSTEEVAGSLGWMLDHDISFNLYMVDGGTNFGWMNGANNDDAHYLPVTTSYDYDSPIDEAGRLTPKYDALRKVIAAHLPKGEHLPKPPASSPTTATARVELRESVGLLDALPTLSAQPRTSVTPQGMESFGQNYGLILYRKKLDNDAKGKLDVNDVHDYATVLTDGHAIGTLDRRKDEHSLPVDLKKGSTLDLIVENMGRINIGPGMEDDYKGITFSVQLAGEDLTQWTVYPLPLNDLSGLKYGSGAAPGGPAFWHGTLEVPTVAGTFLDMRGWHKGNVWINGHHLGRFWEIGPQQSLYVPASWLHKGRNDVVVLEMQGGGSHSIAGMANPVFSTKPAP, encoded by the coding sequence GTGAAGCCATTGTCCCTGCTGCTTTCGACCTGCCTCGCCGCCTCGGCCGCCCTGCCCCTCGCCGCCGTCGCGGCGCCCGCCCACTTCGCGGTGGAGAACGGGCAGTTCCTGCTCGACGGCAAGCCCTACGTGATTCGCTCCGGCGAGATGCACTACCCGCGCATCCCCCATGCCGAATGGCGTGACCGCCTGCGCGAGGCCCGGGCGATGGGTCTGAATACCATCACCACCTACGCGTTCTGGAATGTGAGCGAACCGGAGCCCGGTAAATTCGACTTCACCGGCGACAACGACATTGCGACCTTCGTGCGCACGGCGCAGGAAGAAGGCCTCAACGTGATTGTCCGGCCCGGTCCGTTCGTCTGCGCGGAGTGGGAATTCGGCGGCTTCCCGGCGTGGCTGCTGCGCACGCCGGGTCTCCGCGTGCGTTCGTACGACGCGCGTTTCCTCAGCGCCAGCGCCGCATGGTTCAAACGACTGGGACAGGAACTGGCTCCGCTGCAATCCACCCGTGGCGGTCCCATCCTGATGATGCAGGTGGAGAACGAATACGGTTACGTGGGTAACGATCGCGATTACATGGCCGCCATCCGCCAGCAGATGCTCGATGCCGGCTTCGACGTCCCCCTCTTCATGTCCAACGGCCCTGGTCCGACCTGGATGAGTCGCGGCACGCTACCCGGCATGCTTTCGGTCATCAACTTCACCGGCGACGCCACGAAAACCGAGCGCGCCTTCAGGCGGTCGGCAGGACAGATGGAAGGTATGCCGAAGATGGCTGGCGAATACTGGAGTGGCTGGTACGACCGCTGGGGCGAGGAGCACAAGACGCGCTCGACCGAAGAAGTCGCCGGCTCGCTCGGCTGGATGCTCGACCACGACATCTCATTCAACCTGTACATGGTGGACGGCGGGACCAACTTCGGCTGGATGAACGGCGCCAACAACGACGATGCGCATTACCTGCCCGTCACCACGAGTTACGACTACGACTCGCCCATCGATGAAGCGGGCAGGCTCACGCCCAAATACGATGCGCTGCGCAAGGTGATCGCCGCGCATCTGCCCAAGGGTGAGCATCTGCCGAAGCCGCCGGCTTCGTCGCCCACGACCGCCACGGCGCGCGTCGAACTGCGTGAGTCGGTCGGCCTGCTCGATGCCCTGCCGACGCTTTCGGCACAGCCCAGGACCTCAGTGACACCGCAGGGGATGGAAAGCTTCGGGCAGAACTACGGCCTGATCCTCTACCGCAAGAAGCTCGACAACGACGCAAAGGGCAAGCTGGACGTGAACGATGTCCACGACTACGCCACCGTGCTGACGGACGGCCATGCGATCGGAACGCTGGACCGGCGCAAGGACGAACACAGCCTGCCCGTCGACCTGAAGAAAGGCAGCACACTCGATCTGATCGTCGAGAACATGGGCCGTATCAACATCGGCCCCGGCATGGAAGACGACTACAAGGGGATCACGTTCTCGGTCCAGCTAGCTGGAGAGGATCTGACGCAGTGGACGGTCTATCCACTGCCGCTGAACGATCTTTCCGGCCTGAAGTACGGCTCGGGTGCGGCGCCCGGTGGCCCGGCGTTCTGGCATGGCACGCTCGAGGTTCCCACGGTGGCCGGCACGTTCCTCGACATGCGCGGCTGGCATAAGGGCAACGTCTGGATCAACGGACACCATCTGGGCCGCTTCTGGGAAATCGGGCCACAACAATCGTTGTACGTGCCGGCATCGTGGTTGCACAAGGGCAGGAACGACGTGGTCGTTCTCGAGATGCAGGGCGGCGGTTCGCACAGCATCGCAGGCATGGCGAACCCGGTTTTCTCTACCAAACCAGCACCGTGA
- a CDS encoding PKD domain-containing protein: protein MDSNARMGGRSGFVLGALVAISACGNVGKEASVPPEVTGSTTMPAAEVAPQPKPYGGPVAFSVVAEGLTASFTDESEGTVLNRTWDFGDGATSVAAAPIHAYSRVGVYEVRETIADGEGKTSDRTLPVRVMPFPPELRNGTARPGLSAVATYELHYFARPPLGASHLDIELTGPAGLAELYVKFGSVPTDSSYDCHVALTDGAARCTFDAPRAGPYYARILATKNFADASLKASWNETVAEAGDKKSGASSAAQNH, encoded by the coding sequence ATGGACAGCAACGCACGGATGGGCGGCCGGTCGGGCTTCGTTCTGGGGGCACTTGTCGCGATTTCCGCCTGCGGAAATGTGGGAAAGGAGGCCTCGGTGCCTCCGGAAGTGACGGGAAGTACGACGATGCCGGCGGCCGAGGTGGCGCCGCAGCCCAAGCCTTATGGCGGACCCGTGGCCTTCTCGGTCGTGGCGGAGGGGCTGACGGCCTCCTTCACCGATGAATCCGAGGGCACGGTCCTGAATCGGACATGGGACTTCGGCGACGGCGCCACGTCCGTGGCCGCCGCGCCCATCCACGCGTATTCGCGCGTCGGCGTCTACGAGGTGCGCGAGACCATCGCGGATGGCGAGGGCAAGACGTCCGACCGGACATTACCGGTTCGCGTCATGCCTTTCCCGCCGGAGTTGCGCAACGGAACGGCGCGACCGGGTCTGTCGGCCGTCGCGACCTACGAGCTGCATTACTTCGCTCGTCCGCCGCTGGGCGCGTCTCACCTGGACATCGAATTGACGGGGCCGGCGGGGTTGGCCGAGCTCTACGTGAAGTTCGGATCGGTGCCGACCGATAGCAGCTATGACTGCCATGTGGCGCTGACCGACGGTGCCGCTCGCTGCACCTTCGATGCACCGCGCGCCGGTCCTTATTACGCCCGTATCCTGGCGACGAAGAACTTTGCCGACGCTTCGCTGAAGGCTTCATGGAACGAGACGGTGGCGGAAGCCGGAGATAAAAAAAGCGGCGCATCGAGCGCCGCTCAAAATCACTGA
- a CDS encoding YccF domain-containing protein, producing MRTIFNFLWFILGGFVMGLGWWLAGLIAFITIVGIPWARACFVIGTFAFFPFGKEAVNRRDLTGRGDIGTSGLGTIGNIIWFLFAGVWLAIGHVMSAIACFVTIIGIPFAIQHLKLAGIALAPIGKTVVSIEVADASRRVQAEASVLGMRGFR from the coding sequence ATGCGCACCATCTTCAACTTTCTCTGGTTCATCCTCGGCGGCTTCGTCATGGGGCTGGGCTGGTGGCTGGCCGGCCTGATCGCATTCATCACCATCGTCGGCATTCCCTGGGCGCGTGCGTGTTTCGTCATCGGAACGTTCGCCTTCTTCCCGTTCGGCAAGGAGGCGGTCAACCGGCGTGACCTCACTGGGCGCGGCGACATCGGCACCAGCGGCCTCGGCACGATCGGCAACATCATCTGGTTTCTGTTCGCCGGCGTCTGGCTGGCCATCGGACATGTGATGTCCGCGATTGCCTGCTTCGTCACGATCATCGGCATTCCGTTTGCCATCCAGCACCTGAAGCTCGCGGGCATCGCGCTCGCGCCCATCGGTAAGACAGTGGTCAGTATTGAAGTGGCCGATGCATCGAGGCGCGTGCAGGCGGAGGCTTCCGTACTGGGGATGCGCGGCTTCCGCTGA
- a CDS encoding ankyrin repeat domain-containing protein has product MAVSRRALLGRLAHWRYAPFEVDGAPVTAIVSETVAEVERPARRVPAPKAPLADIRMSLSRGQCYGACPSYRIEVRGDGSVIYEGADYADVSGRHAYRVSPAAAAALVRRIETTNLWSLRPVYHAPVTDLPVYKVTIAVGHDVHTVEDFLGSYVGMPPEVVEFERAIDEVGRADRWIHLSQEAVTTMAAEGFRFDSAEAGEILFRAVSNEGSHDDAAMRRMIELGAPVTHTLPDETLGFRPYLGSLLEEALRYGRITLVDPLIARGLLDTAGRRDQAKIDSAFRAAIRSGDLASVKRIWEEHATEPHPSLTFSDDADHDAEARRVPVTLLLNHFSTDKRRWQGEAIARWLVERGCDPRAAAADGNTLLHIAASAGDIGMVRYALSVGIAPSTPGRYGLPALGGVDRENIAMLLLEKGTDLSAMNGGPASFRKYAVGRHWVQVVAWIDAMSPAK; this is encoded by the coding sequence ATGGCGGTTTCCCGGCGCGCGCTCCTGGGGCGACTGGCCCACTGGCGGTATGCGCCCTTCGAAGTCGATGGTGCACCGGTGACCGCCATCGTTTCGGAGACGGTGGCCGAGGTGGAACGTCCTGCCCGTCGCGTTCCGGCTCCGAAAGCGCCACTCGCGGACATTCGAATGTCGCTGTCGCGTGGGCAGTGCTATGGCGCGTGCCCTTCTTATCGGATCGAAGTCCGGGGTGATGGAAGCGTCATCTACGAAGGCGCCGATTACGCCGACGTCTCTGGGCGCCACGCGTATCGCGTGTCACCTGCCGCCGCGGCCGCGCTCGTGCGCCGCATCGAAACGACGAACCTGTGGTCGTTACGACCGGTCTATCATGCACCGGTGACCGACCTTCCGGTCTATAAGGTCACGATCGCCGTGGGTCACGACGTTCATACGGTCGAGGACTTTCTGGGGAGTTACGTGGGCATGCCGCCGGAAGTGGTCGAGTTCGAGCGCGCCATCGACGAGGTCGGGAGGGCGGACAGGTGGATTCATCTCTCCCAGGAAGCGGTCACGACGATGGCGGCGGAGGGCTTCCGTTTCGACTCAGCCGAGGCCGGAGAGATCCTTTTTCGAGCCGTGTCCAATGAGGGATCGCATGATGACGCAGCCATGCGTCGCATGATCGAACTCGGTGCGCCGGTCACGCATACGCTTCCCGACGAAACGCTTGGTTTTCGACCGTATCTGGGTTCCTTGCTGGAGGAGGCCTTGCGTTACGGCCGAATCACTCTGGTGGATCCATTGATCGCCCGGGGTCTTCTGGACACGGCAGGGCGACGGGATCAGGCGAAGATCGACAGTGCGTTTCGCGCCGCGATCCGCAGTGGCGACCTCGCGTCCGTCAAACGCATCTGGGAAGAGCATGCGACCGAGCCGCATCCCTCGCTGACCTTCAGTGACGACGCGGATCACGACGCGGAGGCACGGCGGGTGCCTGTGACATTGCTGCTCAACCACTTCAGTACCGACAAGCGGCGCTGGCAGGGTGAAGCGATTGCGCGCTGGCTCGTCGAGCGCGGTTGCGATCCCAGGGCCGCGGCAGCCGATGGCAATACGCTGCTGCACATCGCGGCGAGTGCCGGGGACATCGGCATGGTGCGGTATGCACTCTCGGTCGGCATCGCCCCATCGACGCCGGGACGTTATGGGCTGCCCGCACTTGGTGGCGTCGACCGCGAAAATATCGCCATGCTCCTCCTTGAAAAAGGTACGGACCTTTCGGCCATGAACGGTGGACCCGCCTCGTTTCGGAAATATGCTGTCGGGCGACATTGGGTGCAGGTCGTTGCGTGGATCGATGCCATGTCCCCGGCGAAGTGA
- a CDS encoding MFS transporter: protein MFTQRFTGNLSFLSVVKRPASIALLLFLLVGFADGAMLPFFALWAQGEASIPVAWIGVLFGCYAGGEILATPFIGGIADRIGRRPVLLCSTLGVGLGFAMLYFSHGVFQAACVLLFIGVSESVLHPTIATVIADTIPGEKTRSYFSLARVMSNIGRAAGPAVGAVLVLHSLGTVFLGSAVALFACACLVALALPETRRAGSLADDDDDDEEGLASLLPAFRDRRLAGLLAWVVLLEMSSSWIEAVLPLYAHGAHTLTPSGVGSLFTYGALLVVVFQFPLTRMTRNASESTLIVASGVVLTMAFVALMLSSGLTTLIVAMTGFAFADMLFGPLVPAAVNAMAQDGNRATYMAAVSVANDIKDTVGPATGTALFAVGVHVPWVGGMAVAALAAWGLASSMRRSRGQDRRIP, encoded by the coding sequence ATGTTTACCCAACGCTTCACCGGGAACCTCTCGTTCCTGTCTGTTGTAAAGCGGCCGGCATCGATCGCCCTGCTTCTTTTCCTTCTCGTTGGATTCGCCGATGGCGCCATGCTGCCGTTCTTCGCCTTATGGGCGCAGGGCGAAGCCAGTATTCCCGTGGCGTGGATCGGCGTGCTCTTCGGCTGCTACGCGGGCGGAGAGATTCTCGCGACACCTTTTATCGGCGGCATCGCCGACCGTATAGGGCGACGGCCTGTACTGCTTTGCTCGACACTGGGCGTCGGACTTGGATTTGCGATGCTTTATTTTTCGCATGGGGTCTTCCAGGCCGCGTGTGTCCTGCTCTTCATCGGCGTAAGCGAGAGCGTCCTGCATCCGACGATTGCCACCGTTATCGCGGACACCATTCCCGGCGAGAAAACACGTTCCTACTTCTCCCTGGCGCGCGTGATGTCGAACATCGGGCGCGCCGCCGGCCCGGCCGTCGGGGCCGTTCTGGTCCTGCATTCCCTCGGAACCGTGTTTCTCGGATCCGCAGTTGCCCTGTTCGCGTGCGCCTGCCTTGTCGCCCTGGCGTTGCCGGAGACGCGCCGCGCCGGTTCGTTGGCGGACGATGACGATGACGATGAAGAGGGGCTCGCCTCGCTGCTTCCCGCTTTCCGCGATCGTCGCCTCGCCGGTCTGCTGGCCTGGGTCGTCCTGTTGGAGATGTCGAGCAGCTGGATCGAGGCCGTGCTTCCTCTCTATGCGCACGGCGCGCACACGCTGACGCCATCCGGTGTCGGCAGCCTGTTCACCTATGGCGCGCTGCTCGTAGTCGTCTTCCAGTTTCCGCTTACCCGCATGACGCGGAACGCGTCGGAATCGACACTGATCGTCGCCAGTGGCGTCGTGCTGACGATGGCGTTCGTGGCGCTCATGCTGTCGTCCGGTTTGACCACACTGATCGTCGCGATGACCGGCTTCGCTTTCGCCGACATGTTATTCGGGCCGCTCGTTCCCGCCGCGGTCAATGCCATGGCCCAGGACGGCAACCGTGCGACCTACATGGCCGCTGTGTCGGTTGCGAACGACATCAAGGACACCGTCGGGCCCGCGACCGGCACCGCGCTGTTTGCTGTCGGGGTGCATGTGCCCTGGGTGGGA